The following are from one region of the Nicotiana tabacum cultivar K326 chromosome 3, ASM71507v2, whole genome shotgun sequence genome:
- the LOC107767662 gene encoding WUSCHEL-related homeobox 8, whose amino-acid sequence MEWEKQQQQPPQTAEELGGGGGGGGMFVKVMTDEQMEVLRKQIAVYATICEQLVDLHKSMASQHDLAGVRLGNLYCDPLVTSAGHKITGRQRWTPTPMQLQILERIFDQGNGTPSKQKIKEITSDLSQHGQISETNVYNWFQNRRARSKRKQQVATTNNTESEVETEVESPNEKKTRPEDLQSPHMPTSRAEDVGYQNPEVSSGMHSLDPLTSKPEPVFPSEGTSKPAGSYGEMSFYGMSNPRMDQLMGKMEVPGSYHPYLHAEDYNMTG is encoded by the exons ATGGAGTGGGAAAAGCAACAGCAGCAGCCACCGCAGACGGCGGAGGAATTGGGAGGAGGAGGAGGGGGTGGTGGGATGTTTGTGAAAGTGATGACTGATGAGCAAATGGAAGTACTAAGGAAGCAAATAGCAGTATATGCTACCATTTGTGAACAGCTTGTTGATTTGCATAAATCCATGGCTTCCCAACATGATCTTGCTG GAGTCAGGCTGGGAAATCTGTATTGTGATCCACTGGTGACATCCGCTGGCCATAAAATCACTGGCAGACAACGCTGGACTCCAACACCTATGCAACTTCAGATTCTTGAGCGCATCTTTGACCAAGGCAATGGAACTCCAAGCAAACAGAAGATCAAGGAGATAACCTCTGATTTATCTCAACATGGCCAAATTTCTGAAACAAATGTGTATAATTGGTTTCAAAATAGGCGTGCTCGATCAAAAAGGAAGCAACAGGTTGCTACAACAAACAACACGGAATCGGAGGTGGAGACAGAGGTTGAGTCACCCAATGAAAAGAAAACAAGGCCAGAGGATCTACAGTCTCCTCACATGCCAACTTCAAGGGCTGAAGATGTTGGCTACCAGAACCCTGAAGTGAGCTCTGGGATGCATTCACTAGATCCACTAACCAGTAAACCCGAGCCTGTGTTTCCATCAGAGGGTACTTCAAAACCTGCTGGAAGTTATGGCGAAATGTCCTTCTATGGAATGTCTAATCCAA GAATGGACCAGCTAATGGGAAAGATGGAAGTGCCGGGGAGCTATCATCCATATCTACATGCAGAAGACTACAACATGACTGGCTAA